One genomic segment of Drosophila melanogaster chromosome 3L includes these proteins:
- the Cpr64Ac gene encoding cuticular protein 64Ac, whose product MIAQTLFVLGLILSAVVAIPIDPYGLSAPGLTYAAPKLLAAPAISYAAPKLLAAPAISYAAPAISYAPKVLAAPVAVAKVAVAEPYDPNPQYSFSYGVTDHHTGDSKQQEETLVNGVVHGSYSLAEPDGTIRKVTYTADKVNGFNAVVEKKGVAAVAIAKPALAVAAVPAITKIGYASAPGLSLGGYH is encoded by the exons ATGATTGCCCAG ACTCTGTTCGTTTTGGGACTGATCCTGTCCGCCGTTGTGGCCATTCCCATTGATCCCTATGGACTTTCGGCCCCTGGACTCACCTATGCGGCTCCCAAGTTGCTTGCTGCTCCTGCCATTTCCTATGCTGCTCCCAAACTCCTGGCGGCTCCTGCCATCTCGTATGCCGCTCCTGCCATCTCCTATGCTCCCAAGGTCCTGGCTGCCCCCGTCGCTGTGGCCAAGGTGGCTGTTGCCGAGCCCTACGATCCCAATCCGCAGTACAGCTTCTCGTACGGAGTAACCGATCATCACACCGGTGACTCCAAGCAGCAGGAGGAGACCCTGGTCAACGGAGTCGTCCACGGCAGCTACTCCCTGGCCGAACCCGATGGCACTATTCGCAAGGTCACCTACACCGCCGACAAGGTCAACGGATTCAATGCGGTCGTGGAGAAGAAGGGCGTGGCCGCGGTGGCCATTGCCAAGCCAGCTCTTGCCGTCGCCGCCGTTCCCGCCATCACCAAGATTGGATACGCTTCGGCGCCTGGTCTGAGTCTGGGTGGATACCACTAG
- the Cpr64Ad gene encoding cuticular protein 64Ad yields MNPLTVVAVLSSMALSAQAGLVGAPLAAAPLGAPLAYSAPLGPAPYFAPAAYSAPLGYAAPLGYNAPLVAGPAPLVSKTYAAAPFAAPFAAPVAPVAARLAAPVAAPLAAPVAPVAAPLAAPVAAPLAAPVAAPIATEIVDAHPQYKFAYDVQDTLTGDSKTQEETRDGDVVRGSYSLIEPDGSRRIVSYYADSINGFNAVVQKDVPVAVAPVAPVLAKTVAAPVAPVVAAAPAPVFAKTLAAPIVA; encoded by the exons ATGAATCCTCTGACG GTTGTTGCAGTCCTTTCCTCGATGGCCCTCTCGGCTCAGGCTGGTCTGGTTGGCGCTCCTCTGGCCGCCGCTCCTCTGGGTGCTCCTCTGGCTTACTCCGCCCCTCTGGGACCTGCTCCATACTTCGCCCCGGCTGCGTACTCCGCCCCTCTGGGCTACGCGGCTCCTTTGGGATACAACGCCCCTCTGGTGGCGGGACCTGCTCCCCTGGTGTCCAAGACCTACGCTGCCGCTCCTTTCGCCGCTCCCTTCGCTGCTCCAGTTGCCCCAGTTGCTGCTCGCCTGGCTGCCCCAGTCGCCGCTCCTCTCGCTGCCCCAGTTGCTCCAGTAGCCGCTCCCCTGGCTGCTCCAGTTGCTGCTCCCCTGGCTGCTCCAGTTGCTGCTCCCATCGCCACCGAGATCGTGGATGCCCACCCACAGTACAAGTTCGCCTACGATGTCCAGGATACGCTAACCGGTGACTCCAAGACCCAGGAGGAGACTCGTGATGGTGATGTCGTCCGTGGATCCTACTCTCTGATCGAGCCCGATGGTTCCCGTCGTATTGTCAGCTACTACGCCGACTCCATCAACGGTTTCAACGCAGTGGTGCAGAAGGATGTGCCCGTGGCTGTTGCCCCAGTGGCTCCAGTTTTGGCCAAGACCGTGGCTGCTCCAGTGGCTCCAGTTGTGGCTGCTGCCCCCGCTCCAGTCTTCGCCAAGACCCTGGCCGCTCCCATCGTCGCCTAA
- the Cpr64Ab gene encoding cuticular protein 64Ab, giving the protein MALIKITLICCALIAAIECALLPAAVPVGVPLNTEVDPHPQYAFAYNVQDALTGDSKSQQEVRDGDVVKGSYSVVDADGSLRTVFYTADPINGFNAVVQRGPVPVAARPLVAPVAAPILG; this is encoded by the exons ATGGCCCTGATCAAG ATCACCCTCATCTGCTGCGCTCTGATCGCCGCCATCGAGTGCGCCCTGCTCCCAGCTGCTGTTCCAGTGGGAGTGCCCCTCAACACGGAGGTGGATCCACATCCGCAGTACGCGTTCGCCTATAATGTGCAGGATGCCCTTACCGGGGACAGCAAGAGCCAGCAGGAGGTGCGGGATGGAGATGTGGTCAAGGGCTCCTACTCGGTGGTCGATGCCGATGGTTCACTGCGCACCGTCTTCTACACCGCCGATCCCATCAACGGTTTCAATGCGGTGGTGCAGCGAGGACCAGTTCCGGTGGCTGCTCGCCCATTGGTGGCTCCAGTGGCTGCTCCAATCTTGGGCTAA